TATATGCCCCATCGACGTTGGGGATCTTTTTGCGCGAGTTCACCTTCGGGCATACCAAACAACTCGCCGCAGTGGCCCGCGAGCATCTGATCGCACTGGCGGCGCGCACCCCGCTGCTGGCTGGCGCCGACGAGCGGATGTTTTTGGACATCGACTCGCTGCTGCGCCCGGTCTACGGCCACGCCAAGCAGGGCGCCTCCTTCGGTCATGCCAAGATCGCCAGCCGCGCGCTGCTGCGGCTGGGCCTGTCCCCACAGATCACCACCATCTCCACGGCGACCGCCGCGCCGGTGATCGCCGAGGCGCAGCTACGGAGCGGCAAAGCCGCCTCCGGGCGCGGTGCCGCATACCAGCTCAAGCAGGCGATCACCACCGCGAAAGCGATCAACCCCGACGCGCCGATCCTGGTGCGCGGCGACTCAATGTTTGGCACCAAGAAAGTGATCACCACCTGCATTCAGCGAGGCGCCGAATTCTCCCTGTCGATCAGCCGCAACAAGCGCATCAACGCCGCGATCGCCGCCATCGACGAGGCCGCCTGGACCCCGGTGCACTACCCGGGCGCGGTCGAAGACCCCGACACCGGGGCGTTGATCTCCGATGCCCAGGTCGCCGAAACCCCCTACACCCTGCGCCTGGCCCGCGGCCGAACACTGACCGTGCGGCTGGTAGTGCGCCGGGTCAAAGACGCCCGCCACCTGGATGCGTTGTTTCCGGTGTGGCGCTATCACCCGTTTGTCACCAACTCCGCGCTGCCGGTCGACCAGGCCGATATCACCCACCGACGCCACGCCATCATCGAAACCACCTTCGCCGATTTAATCGACGGCCCACTGGCACACATCCCGTCGGGGCTGTTCGCGGCCAACTGCGCCTGGCTGGCCTGCGCGGTGATCGCCCATAACCTGCTGCGCGCCGTCGGCACCCTCGCCGGTGGCCACCATGCCGTGGCCCGCGGGGCTACCCTGCGCCGCGACCTGATCAACATCCCGGCCCGCTTCGCCGCCCCGGCCCGCAAACCAATGCTGCACCTACCCGCCCACTGGCATTGGCGAGCCAGATGGAAGGCCCTGTGGCACAACGTCATCGGTTACCCGATCGCGCAACCCCGCGCCGCCTGACCCCACCTTCCAAGCCC
This Mycobacterium xenopi DNA region includes the following protein-coding sequences:
- a CDS encoding IS1380 family transposase, which encodes MHSSYTFTTGSAVFDEQNLLSAAGLVPVLELAEQTGLSELINERVDLPSTRVKSGAVNPAGKLTSIVAGMMCGADSIDDANVLRAGGTPRVFNEVYAPSTLGIFLREFTFGHTKQLAAVAREHLIALAARTPLLAGADERMFLDIDSLLRPVYGHAKQGASFGHAKIASRALLRLGLSPQITTISTATAAPVIAEAQLRSGKAASGRGAAYQLKQAITTAKAINPDAPILVRGDSMFGTKKVITTCIQRGAEFSLSISRNKRINAAIAAIDEAAWTPVHYPGAVEDPDTGALISDAQVAETPYTLRLARGRTLTVRLVVRRVKDARHLDALFPVWRYHPFVTNSALPVDQADITHRRHAIIETTFADLIDGPLAHIPSGLFAANCAWLACAVIAHNLLRAVGTLAGGHHAVARGATLRRDLINIPARFAAPARKPMLHLPAHWHWRARWKALWHNVIGYPIAQPRAA